The Polynucleobacter sp. TSB-Sco08W16 genome includes a region encoding these proteins:
- the rpsO gene encoding 30S ribosomal protein S15, with translation MAVADIKTAEIVKENARSANDTGSPEVQVSLLTARINELTPHFKANAKDHHSRRGLLKMVSRRRRLLDYLKGKDLDRYRALIEKLGLRK, from the coding sequence ATGGCAGTTGCTGATATCAAAACGGCGGAAATCGTCAAAGAAAACGCGCGCAGCGCAAACGATACGGGTAGTCCTGAAGTTCAAGTTTCATTGCTTACAGCCCGCATCAATGAATTAACCCCCCATTTCAAGGCTAACGCCAAAGATCATCACAGCCGTCGCGGTTTGTTGAAGATGGTTTCACGTCGCCGTCGCCTCTTGGATTACCTCAAAGGCAAAGATCTGGATCGCTATCGCGCATTGATCGAGAAATTAGGTCTCCGTAAGTAA